In Zingiber officinale cultivar Zhangliang chromosome 6A, Zo_v1.1, whole genome shotgun sequence, a single genomic region encodes these proteins:
- the LOC121998069 gene encoding zinc finger CCCH domain-containing protein 56-like, with product MDYGGGSSYPGSSAIAIIPDASGPPGHDSWPPAGSDQLMWATDEDYRAWGGDLLADTGSNSAYDGRQSQSRAGSEQPPSKRSRNGDSQGGNRNNSSKAIGKMFFKTKLCCKFRAGTCPYITNCNFAHGIEELRKPPPNWQEIVAAHEEGSEPPLPIEERQIPTISSSIVIGESERSYKGRRCKKFYTEEGCPYGDSCTFIHDEQSKARESVAISLSPSVGGGAQYGGGAAAAVQKPSNWKTRICNKWEMTGYCPFGSKCHFAHGAEELHRYGGGLMDTEGRDVSSTPDTKQAGPLAKATTDASLVSNVSVPHADIYHISAPSQRSATALQRQGQRSAEKWKGPDKISKIYGDWIDDIE from the exons ATGGATTACGGCGGAGGAAGTTCTTATCCTGGAAGCAGTGCTATAGCCATCATCCCGGACGCATCCGGCCCTCCCGGCCACGATTCTTGGCCCCCGGCGGGGAGTGACCAGCTCATGTGGGCGACGGACGAGGACTACCGTGCTTGGGGCGGCGATCTGTTGGCTGACACCGGTTCCAACTCTGCATACGACGGTCGCCAGTCCCAGTCTCGAGCTGGCAGCGAGCAGCCTCCCAGCAAGCGATCTCGGAACGGGGATTCACAAGGTGGTAATAGGAATAACAGCTCGAAAGCCATTGGGAAAATGTTCTTCAAGACCAAGCTTTGCTGTAAGTTCCGCGCGGGGACCTGCCCTTATATCACAAACTGTAATTTTGCCCATGGGATTGAGGAGCTTCGGAAGCCACCTCCCAACTGGCAGGAGATTGTGGCGGCTCATGAGGAGGGTTCGGAGCCGCCCCTTCCCATAGAGGAACGCCAGATTCCCACCATTAGTTCGTCAATTGTAATAGGGGAGTCGGAGAGATCATATAAAGGAAGGCGCTGTAAGAAGTTCTATACTGAAGAGGGCTGCCCTTACGGGGATAGTTGCACTTTCAtacatgatgaacaatctaagGCCCGTGAGAGTGTTGCTATAAGTCTGTCTCCATCAGTTGGAGGTGGTGCTCAATATGGGGGAGGAGCAGCTGCAGCAGTACAAAAGCCTTCAAATTGGAAGACGAGGATCTGTAACAAGTGGGAGATGACAGGATATTGCCCGTTTGGCAGTAAGTGTCACTTTGCTCATGGTGCAGAAG AATTACATCGATATGGTGGGGGGCTTATGGACACGGAAGGCAGAGATGTCTCATCTACTCCAGACACAAAGCAAGCCGGGCCATTAGCTAAGGCCACAACAGATGCATCCCTAGTTTCAAATGTTTCAGTTCCCCATGCAGACATATATCACATTAGTGCGCCTTCACAGAGATCTGCTACTGCCCTCCAGAGGCAAGGACAGAGATCAGCTGAGAAATGGAAAGGCCCGGACAAGATTAGTAAGATTTATGGAGATTGGATCGACGACATTGAATAG
- the LOC121998068 gene encoding laccase-6-like, whose protein sequence is MASSSSPPSLLCFLLSCFFVVPFVMAHPAWPVGGSTRFYDFKVQTTRVTKLCKSKEIVTVNGLFPGPAITAQEDDRVIVKVTNESPYNVTIHWHGVRQRLTCWSDGPAYITQCPIQPGQTYTYEFTLIQQRGTLFWHAHLSWLRATVHGPLIIYPKSGVPYPFPNPYEEHTLVFGEYWHKNILKLQREVMASGGGPPPPNAFIINGHPGPLYNCSSTDVYKIDVIPGKTYLLRLIGASLNMEHFFGIAGHKMTIVEADADYTKPFTVDRLMIAPGQTINVLVEADQKIDTYDMALGPYMSGKNISFQNISAVAHFQYTGAEELNGEFSLPALLPVYNDSLIANTNLHLLRGLEAAAKIPLEIDANLFITVGLNVEKCHSKHPNKSCRGPGGGVFAASMNNVSFVRSSVSLLGAYYNKIHGYYTDDFPGVPLKTYDFVNGAPNNVPNDTQSLIGTKVRVLEYGSRVQIVFQDTGIVTTENHPIHLHGYSFYVVGYGIGNYNPMTAKFNLVDPPYMNTIAVPVGGWAAIRFVADNPGVWFMHCHFDVHLTWGLSMAFIVKNGEGPLETLPHPPADLPRC, encoded by the exons atggcatcttcttcttctcctccttccttgCTATGCTTTTTGCTGTCATGTTTCTTCGTTGTGCCATTTGTCATGGCCCACCCCGCGTGGCCTGTTGGAGGAAGCACCAGGTTCTATGACTTCAAG GTGCAAACGACGAGGGTGACGAAGCTTTGCAAGAGCAAGGAGATCGTGACCGTCAACGGATTGTTTCCAGGGCCGGCCATCACTGCTCAGGAAGACGATCGGGTCATCGTCAAGGTCACCAATGAGAGCCCCTACAACGTCACCATCCACTG GCATGGGGTGAGACAAAGGTTGACTTGCTGGTCCGATGGGCCTGCCTATATCACTCAGTGCCCGATTCAGCCGGGTCAGACCTACACGTACGAGTTCACGTTGATCCAGCAGAGGGGGACTCTGTTCTGGCACGCCCACCTCTCCTGGCTCCGCGCCACCGTCCACGGCCCTCTCATCATCTACCCCAAGTCCGGCGTCCCTTATCCCTTTCCCAATCCTTACGAGGAGCACACTCTCGTCTTTGGGGAGTACTGGCACAAGAACATACTGAAGCTGCAGAGAGAGGTGATGGCCAGCGGCGGCGGCCCACCGCCGCCCAACGCATTCATCATCAACGGCCACCCTGGGCCTCTCTACAACTGCTCTTCCACTG ATGTGTATAAGATCGACGTTATCCCTGGTAAAACATATCTGCTCCGGCTAATAGGCGCGTCCCTTAACATGGAGCACTTCTTCGGCATCGCCGGCCACAAGATGACCATCGTGGAGGCCGACGCCGACTACACCAAGCCCTTCACCGTGGACCGCCTCATGATCGCGCCGGGGCAAACCATCAACGTCCTGGTGGAGGCCGACCAGAAGATCGACACCTACGATATGGCGCTGGGGCCCTACATGTCCGGAAAAAACATCTCCTTCCAGAACATCTCCGCCGTCGCGCACTTCCAGTACACCGGCGCCGAGGAGCTCAACGGCGAGTTCAGCCTCCCGGCCCTGCTCCCAGTCTACAACGACAGCCTCATCGCGAACACCAACCTCCACTTGCTCCGCGGGCTCGAGGCCGCAGCCAAAATCCCGCTGGAGATCGACGCCAACCTCTTCATCACCGTCGGGCTCAACGTGGAGAAGTGCCACTCGAAGCACCCCAACAAGAGCTGCCGGGGCCCCGGCGGCGGCGTCTTCGCCGCGTCCATGAACAACGTCAGCTTCGTGAGGTCCAGCGTGTCGCTCTTGGGGGCCTACTACAACAAAATCCACGGCTACTACACCGACGACTTCCCCGGCGTGCCGTTGAAGACGTATGACTTCGTCAACGGCGCGCCCAACAACGTCCCCAACGACACGCAGTCGCTGATCGGGACGAAGGTGCGCGTGCTGGAGTACGGCAGCCGAGTGCAGATCGTGTTCCAGGATACAGGGATCGTGACCACCGAGAACCACCCCATCCACCTCCATGGCTACAGCTTCTACGTGGTGGGATACGGAATAGGGAATTACAACCCCATGACGGCCAAGTTCAACTTGGTGGATCCGCCCTACATGAACACCATCGCCGTCCCTGTCGGAGGATGGGCAGCCATTAGATTCGTGGCCGACAATCCAG GGGTGTGGTTTATGCACTGCCATTTTGATGTGCACTTGACGTGGGGATTGTCGATGGCGTTTATCGTGAAGAACGGGGAGGGGCCCCTGGAGACTCTTCCGCATCCTCCAGCTGATTTGCCCAGATGTTAA